A window from Montipora capricornis isolate CH-2021 chromosome 7, ASM3666992v2, whole genome shotgun sequence encodes these proteins:
- the LOC138056004 gene encoding histamine H2 receptor-like has translation MAAVRGTVDYWNMASEEALVHVWLNIDNAQTIFTTVAVLATITFPITTIGNTAIVLSVWMDPLRKLRSSTSIFIIFSMAVADFLVGLVACPLTAFWGLASLYKYTNASFHFLNFFSMLINVSVGHILLLSIDRFFAVVTPLQYRAKVTSKRICIVSIACWIYFLLFGFVFSLLQKHYALMGTLYNVQILCILICIGVINVFTLYRFHKYSQAPKHWMTSMRGYLGK, from the coding sequence ATGGCGGCTGTTCGAGGTACCGTTGACTATTGGAACATGGCAAGTGAAGAAGCTTTGGTTCACGTTTGGCTCAATATCGATAACGCTCAGACCATTTTCACTACTGTTGCTGTTCTGGCAACGATCACGTTTCCGATAACAACTATTGGAAATACTGCAATCGTTTTATCAGTTTGGATGGACCCTCTTCGAAAACTTCGATCTTCGACTTCAATTTTTATCATCTTCTCTATGGCTGTTGCAGACTTTTTGGTTGGCCTGGTTGCCTGTCCACTCACTGCCTTTTGGGGTTTGGCCTCATTATACAAGTACACCAACGCATCatttcactttttaaatttcttttcaatgTTAATAAACGTAAGCGTAGGTCATATACTTCTTCTCAGCATTGACAGATTCTTTGCTGTGGTGACTCCTCTCCAGTATCGAGCCAAAGTGACGAGTAAACGAATCTGCATCGTTTCCATCGCGTGTTGGATTTATTTCTTGTTGTTTGGGTTTGTGTTCTCGTTGTTACAAAAGCATTATGCACTAATGGGAACTCTTTATAATGTACAAATCCTCTGTATTCTCATCTGCATCGGGGTCATCAACGTTTTCACTTTGTACCGCTTTCACAAGTATTCACAAGCACCGAAGCACTGGATGACCAGCATGCGGGGGTACCTCGGCAAATGA